In Zonotrichia leucophrys gambelii isolate GWCS_2022_RI chromosome 6, RI_Zleu_2.0, whole genome shotgun sequence, one genomic interval encodes:
- the ARHGAP19 gene encoding rho GTPase-activating protein 19 isoform X1, translating into MGRRSGRYEMAAGAPASGGRRDAICNFVICNDSSLRSQPIIFNPDFFVEKLRHEKPEVFTELVVSNITRLIDLPGAELAQLMGEEDPKLPGANSTASGFFRSLMSLKRKEKGVVFGSPLTEEGIAQVSQLIEYLHKNLRAEGLFRVPGNSIRQQILKDALNSGTDIDLDSGEFHSNDVATLLKMFLGELPEPLLTHKHFHAHLKIADLTLFDEKGNKTSTPDKERQIEALQLLFLILPAPNRSLLKLLLDLLYQTAKKQDKNKMSAHNLALMFAPHILWPRNVTANDLQENITKLNNGVTFMIKHSQKLFKAPVYIRECARLHYLGSRAHTSKDDLDLLTSSGSKELQPLKSQKRSRLDSCHQEETQQRTEEALKELFLHVHNMPDSAKKKKLIRQFNKHPAALTPGSDVPTSPAPRRARSRSFSGLIKRKVLGTPVILERKSRDSTPEPVRVSKENVQLLQKCGSPAHMSQAKLKSLEGQKEGSCRRMRARLLSKDSSSL; encoded by the exons ATGGGCAGGCGGAGCGGCAGGTATGAGATGGCGGCGGGAGCACCGGCGTCCGGCGGCCGCAG aGATGCCATCTGCAATTTTGTCATCTGCAATGACTCCTCCCTCCGCAGCCAGCCGATCATCTTCAATCCCGACTTCTTTGTGGAGAAGCTGCGCCATGAGAAGCCAGAGGTGTTCACAGAGCTGGTTGTCAGCAACATCACCAGGCTCATTGATttgcctggggcagagctggcccaGCTCATGGGAGAGGAGGACCCAAAGCTGCCCGGGGCAAACAGCACAGCCTCTGGATTTTTTCGTTCTCTGATGTCTCTGAAGCGCAAGG agaAGGGGGTGGTGTTTGGCTCACCGCTGACAGAAGAAGGCATTGCACAAGTTTCCCAGCTAATCGAGTATCTGCACAAGA atctAAGAGCAGAAGGCTTGTTTCGAGTGCCAGGCAACAGCATCAGGCAACAGATCCTAAAGGATGCTCTGAACAGTGGTACTGATATTGACCTGGACTCTGGGGAGTTTCATTCCAATGATGTGGCCACCCTACTTAAGATGTTCCTGGGTGAATTACCAGAGCCGCTGCTGACACACAAGCACTTCCATGCCCACCTCAAAATTGCAG ACTTGACGCTGTTTGATGAGAAGGGGAACAAGACCAGCACTCCAGACAAAGAGCGCCAGATCGAGGCCctccagctgctgtttctgaTCCTCCCCGCTCCCAACCGCAGCCTGCTCAAACTGCTGCTGGACTTGCTCTACCAGACTGCCAAGAAGCAGGACAAGAACAAGATGTCTGCCCACAACCTTGCCCTCATGTTTGCACCCCACATCCTATGGCCCAGAAAT GTGACAGCAAATGACCTTCAGGAAAATATCACAAAGCTAAACAATGGAGTGACCTTCATGATCAAACATTCTCAGAAACTCTTCAAG GCTCCAGTGTACATCCGGGAGTGTGCCAGGCTGCACTATCTGGGATCCAGAGCCCACACATCAAAG GACGACCTGGATTTGCTGACGTCTTCTGGctccaaggagctgcagcccctcaagTCTCAGAAGCGAAGCCGGCTGGACTCCTGCCATCAGGAGGAGACCCAGCAGCGCACTGAGGAGGCACTGAAGGAGCTCTTCCTGCACGTCCACAACATGCCTGACTCTGCAAAGAAGAAGAAGCTTATCCGGCAG TTTAATAAGCACCCAGCTGCTCTGACTCCTGGATCTGATGTGCCCACATCCCCAGCACCACGACGCGCCCGCTCGCGCTCCTTCAGCGGCCTCATTAAG CGGAAAGTTTTGGGAACTCCAGTTATCCTGGAGAGGAAGAGCAGGGATTCCACTCCAGAGCCTGTGCGCGTCAGCAAAGAGAACGTCCAGCTG TTACAGAAATGTGGCTCTCCAGCTCATATGTCCCAGGCCAAGCTGAAGTCTTTGGAAGGCCAGAAAGAG GGATCCTGCAGACGCATGCGAGCCCGCCTGCTTTCCAAGGATTCCTCCTCCCTCTGA
- the ARHGAP19 gene encoding rho GTPase-activating protein 19 isoform X2: MPLQKLSALIDAICNFVICNDSSLRSQPIIFNPDFFVEKLRHEKPEVFTELVVSNITRLIDLPGAELAQLMGEEDPKLPGANSTASGFFRSLMSLKRKEKGVVFGSPLTEEGIAQVSQLIEYLHKNLRAEGLFRVPGNSIRQQILKDALNSGTDIDLDSGEFHSNDVATLLKMFLGELPEPLLTHKHFHAHLKIADLTLFDEKGNKTSTPDKERQIEALQLLFLILPAPNRSLLKLLLDLLYQTAKKQDKNKMSAHNLALMFAPHILWPRNVTANDLQENITKLNNGVTFMIKHSQKLFKAPVYIRECARLHYLGSRAHTSKDDLDLLTSSGSKELQPLKSQKRSRLDSCHQEETQQRTEEALKELFLHVHNMPDSAKKKKLIRQFNKHPAALTPGSDVPTSPAPRRARSRSFSGLIKRKVLGTPVILERKSRDSTPEPVRVSKENVQLLQKCGSPAHMSQAKLKSLEGQKEGSCRRMRARLLSKDSSSL; this comes from the exons ATGCCTCTTCAAAAGCTCTCAGCACTCAT aGATGCCATCTGCAATTTTGTCATCTGCAATGACTCCTCCCTCCGCAGCCAGCCGATCATCTTCAATCCCGACTTCTTTGTGGAGAAGCTGCGCCATGAGAAGCCAGAGGTGTTCACAGAGCTGGTTGTCAGCAACATCACCAGGCTCATTGATttgcctggggcagagctggcccaGCTCATGGGAGAGGAGGACCCAAAGCTGCCCGGGGCAAACAGCACAGCCTCTGGATTTTTTCGTTCTCTGATGTCTCTGAAGCGCAAGG agaAGGGGGTGGTGTTTGGCTCACCGCTGACAGAAGAAGGCATTGCACAAGTTTCCCAGCTAATCGAGTATCTGCACAAGA atctAAGAGCAGAAGGCTTGTTTCGAGTGCCAGGCAACAGCATCAGGCAACAGATCCTAAAGGATGCTCTGAACAGTGGTACTGATATTGACCTGGACTCTGGGGAGTTTCATTCCAATGATGTGGCCACCCTACTTAAGATGTTCCTGGGTGAATTACCAGAGCCGCTGCTGACACACAAGCACTTCCATGCCCACCTCAAAATTGCAG ACTTGACGCTGTTTGATGAGAAGGGGAACAAGACCAGCACTCCAGACAAAGAGCGCCAGATCGAGGCCctccagctgctgtttctgaTCCTCCCCGCTCCCAACCGCAGCCTGCTCAAACTGCTGCTGGACTTGCTCTACCAGACTGCCAAGAAGCAGGACAAGAACAAGATGTCTGCCCACAACCTTGCCCTCATGTTTGCACCCCACATCCTATGGCCCAGAAAT GTGACAGCAAATGACCTTCAGGAAAATATCACAAAGCTAAACAATGGAGTGACCTTCATGATCAAACATTCTCAGAAACTCTTCAAG GCTCCAGTGTACATCCGGGAGTGTGCCAGGCTGCACTATCTGGGATCCAGAGCCCACACATCAAAG GACGACCTGGATTTGCTGACGTCTTCTGGctccaaggagctgcagcccctcaagTCTCAGAAGCGAAGCCGGCTGGACTCCTGCCATCAGGAGGAGACCCAGCAGCGCACTGAGGAGGCACTGAAGGAGCTCTTCCTGCACGTCCACAACATGCCTGACTCTGCAAAGAAGAAGAAGCTTATCCGGCAG TTTAATAAGCACCCAGCTGCTCTGACTCCTGGATCTGATGTGCCCACATCCCCAGCACCACGACGCGCCCGCTCGCGCTCCTTCAGCGGCCTCATTAAG CGGAAAGTTTTGGGAACTCCAGTTATCCTGGAGAGGAAGAGCAGGGATTCCACTCCAGAGCCTGTGCGCGTCAGCAAAGAGAACGTCCAGCTG TTACAGAAATGTGGCTCTCCAGCTCATATGTCCCAGGCCAAGCTGAAGTCTTTGGAAGGCCAGAAAGAG GGATCCTGCAGACGCATGCGAGCCCGCCTGCTTTCCAAGGATTCCTCCTCCCTCTGA